Within the Beduinella massiliensis genome, the region GCCGATCCAGCGGTACACCTCGATTCGGTCGCGCACCTTGCCGCCCAGCATCTCGTAGACCGGTACGCCGAGCGCCTTGCCCTTGATGTCCCACATGGCCTGCTCGATGCCCGAAATGGCGCTGGTAAGGATGGGGCCGCCACGGTAAAATCCCGTGCGATACATCAGCTGAAATGCATCCTCGACGTCCGTGGCGCTGTGTCCAATCAGCTGCGCCCCCAGTTCCTTCACCGCCGCGGCGACGGTGTCCGCCCTGCCCTCGCAGACGGGCTCGCCCCAGCCAGTCAGGCCGTCATCGGTCGTCATCTTCAGGAACAGCCAGCGCGGAGGAACCTTGAACAGTTCAATCTTCGCGATCTTCATGATCTCTACCCCTATTCTTACAAAATGCCGTACTTTTTGAATGCGTCGGCGGCGCTCATCCCCGCGCGGATCGCCTTGCCGACCGTCTTTTCACCGGTGGCCTTCTCCCACGCGCGCGAGATGACCTCGGCCTCGACCTCGCGCGGAATCACGACCACGCCGTCAAGGTCTCCAAAGACGATGTCCCCCGGGCAGACGTGCACATCCCCCACGTCGATCGGAACGCGCCAGGCCGTCACGCGCCCGCGCGGCGCCTGATCCTGCGCATACCGCCCGCGGCTGAAGCACGGGAAATCCAGCTCCAGAATGCCGCGCGTATCCCTGTGCGGGCCGTTCATCACCGTTCCAACCGCGCCGCACGCCTGCATCCGCGTGCACATCAGCTCGCCCACCACCGCGTAATCCGGCGAGGACCCCGAGCAGATGTACACCTCGTTCTTTTGCAGCCCATCCAGCGCGTCGAGCATATAGCCAAACGTCGGTTCGCTCGGGACGGGCTCGCCGATCTGGGGAAGGTCCTCCTCCAGCACCGTCATCGCCCGCCCGCAGACGACCATGTCCTCGCGGATCGGCTGAATCTCCATCGGGAGAAACTGATGGTACCTTCCCATCTGGTCCAGAATATCGCCGATGACGGCGGAGTACAGGTCACGCCGCATGATGGCAAACAGTTCATCGTCATTCTTCCACGTCAACATCGTTCGCTCCTACTACGGCGCCTTCCGCCGCCGATTTGCTTATCGCCTGATAGACCTTCAGATAACCGTCCGGAATCTCCTTGCGCGGCCTCGTCCAGCGCGCTTTCCGCCCGCGCAGGGTTTCCTCCGGCACGCGCAGTTCAATGCGCCTGTTCGGGATGTCGATTTCGATCTCATCCCCGTCCTCGACCAGCGCAAGCGCGCTGCCCTCGTAGGCCTCGGGCGAAATGTGCCCGACGAACAGGCCGCGGTTGCTCCCCGAGAAGCGCCCGTCCGTGATCAGCGCGCAGCTGGACGACAGGTTCATCCCCTCCAGCGCCTTCATCGGCCGGTACATCTCCGGCATGCCCGGCCCTCCCTTGGGGCCCTCGTAGCGCAGGACGATGCACGTGCCGGGCTGAACCCTGCCTGACCAGATGGCCTGAACTGATTCCTGCTCGTCTTGAAAAATCTGCGCCTTTCCGCGAAAGCGCATCAGGTCCGCGGGGACGGCCGCGGGCTTGACGACAGCGCCGAGGGGCGATAAATTGCCCGTCAGCACCGCGACGCCGCCCGTCTCAGAAAAGGGCTCGCGCGCGGTTCTGATGACCTCGCGCGTGTCCGGCGTCCGAACCGATTGAAGGTTTTCCGCCAGCGTCCTGCACGTGCAGGTGACACAATCCAGGTGCAGATGCTCCTTCAGCTCGGCAAGCACCGCCGGGACGCCGCCGGCGTGGTAAAAGTCGACCATGTCGTAAGGCGAGGCGGGATAGACCGACGCGACCTGCGGAACATTCCGGCTCATCTCGTCAAAGCGCGAGAGCGGCAGATCGCCCAGCCCCGCTTCCCGGTGGATAGCCTGCAAATGCATAATCGCGTTGGTCGATCCGCCCGTGCCCATGATGAGCGCGATGGCGTTCTCCACGCTTTCCCGCGTGATGATCTTCCGCGCGTGAATGCCCTTTCTGACCAGCTCCATCACCGCGCGGCCCGTCTCATAGCCCGCCTGCATCCGTTTGGCGTCGACCGCCGGGATGGCGGCGCAACCGGGCAGGGACATGCCCAAAGCCTCCGCGACCATGCCCATCGTGTTCGCGGTGCCGAGCATGGCGCAGGAACCGACACACGGCTCCGCGAGGTTCTCGATGCGGCGGAACTCCTCCGCGTCGATCTCGCCGCGCTGCTTCCAGCCGATCGACTCCGTGACGATGTTGCCGTCGTAGTCCCTGCCCCGATAGCGCGCGGGATACATGGGGCCGCCGTTCAGGAAGATCGCGGGGATGTCGAGCCGCGCCGCGGCCATCAGCATGCCGGGCACGATCTTGTCGCAGGAGCCCAGCAGCACCATGCCGTCAAAGCGGTGCGCGCGCACCATGCACTCCACGGAGGCGGTGATCACGTCTCGGGAGGGGAGAATGTAGCGCATTCCCATGTGCCCCTCGGCGATGCCGTCGCACGGCGCGATCGTCGAAAACGTCATGGCCGTGCCCCCGGCCGCTTCAATGCCGCGCGTCACCTGATCGGCGAGCTGGTTGAGGTTGGCGTGTCCCGGCGTCGCGTTGGTATAGGAATTCACCACGGCGATCAGCGGGCGGCTGAGCGCCTCGTCGGTAAAACCCATGGACTTGTAAAGCGCACGCTTGAGCGCGCCTTCGTCCCCGCGCAGCAAAACATTATAATTCTCCAAGCAATAGCCTCCTTTGAATCAGCCGTGCCCCGCTCACGCGTCCGCCGTCTTGTCCATTTCCGCCTTTGCCGCAGCCTCGCGCTTCATCAGGCGCGGCGCAATGGCCAAGGAGAGGATGGACAGGCAGATCAGGATGATCGAGGGCAGGTTGCTGACCAGCGGAAGCAGCGCGCCTCTGCTGAGCATCAGCGCCCGCCGCAGGTTTTCTTCCGCCAGCGGCCCCAGGATAAAGCCCAGTATAATCGGTGTAATGGGGAATTTAAGCTTGTTCATGACGATGCCGACGATGCCGAACGCCAGGACAACCCATGCGTCGAAGACGCGGTTGTTGATGGCGATCGCGCCCACGAGCGAGAGCACCATGATGATGGGCAGCAGGATGTGCTTGGGCACCGCGAGCAGGCGCACGAAGATCTTGATGCCGAAGTATTGCAGCGTCACGCACAGCAGGTTCGCCAGCAGAAGCGCCACGAAGATGCCGTAGATGAAGTCCGCGTTCTTGGTCATGACCAGCGGACCGGGCTGCAGGCCGTGCACCATCATCGCGCCCAGCATGACCGCGGTGAACGTGTCGCCCGGAATGCCCAGCGCGAACAGCGGGATCATCGCGCCGCCGACGCAGGCGTTGTTCGCGGTTTCGGACGCCACGAGGCCGCCGATGTAGCCGGTGCCGTACTTTTCCGGGTGCTTGGAGGTCGACTTGGAAATCGAATAGGCGACCAGGTTCGCCGTCATGCCGCCGATGCCGGGCAGGATGCCGATGAACGCGCCGACCGCGCCGGAGAGGAGCATATTGCCCGTCTGGCTCTTGAACTCCGCGCCGGAAAAGCCAAAACCCTTGATCTTGTAGTTGGCGACGGGCTTGACCTTCCTGTCGAACGCCTTCGAGGCGTTGATCAGCTCTCCTACCGCGTAGATACCGATCAGCGCGGGAATCAGGTCGATGCCCGCGTCCAGCGCGTGCATGCCCATCGTCATGCGGGTGGAGCCGTCCACCGCGCTCGCGCCGATGAACGAACACAGGAGACCCAGACAGGCGACCGCCAGGCCCTTCCAGAGGTTCTGGCTGGAGAGGGAAACGACCATCGTAAGCGCGAAGATCGCCATCCAGAAGTAGTCCGCCTTGCCGAAATTGATCGCGATATTCGCCACCGGGCCGGACAGGAAGAACAGCGCGGCAAAGCCGATCAGCGAGCCCAGGAACGAATAGAAGATGCCTACGCCGAGCGCCTTGCCGGCTTCGCCCCTGCGGGCCATCGGCGCGCCGTCGAACTGGGTCGCGACGTTCGAGGCCGCGCCGGGGATGTTGAGCAGAATTGCGGAGATCAGCCCGCCGGAGCAGGAGCCGATATAGATGCCCATGATCAGGGCGAACGCCGCCATGCGGGGCAGCTTATACGTCAGAGGGAGAACCAGAACAAGCGCCGTGTTCCCGTTCAGGCCGGGAACGCAGCCGAACATGACCCCCAGGAAGACGCCGAAGGCCGTCATGCCGACGCAGAGCACGTTGGCCATCTGGGCGAATCCCTGTGCAAAGAGCTGTAACATCAGTTTGCCTCCTACATTTGATCCCTCATATTTGAAGTTTTCCGCATCCAGAGGACGATGCCGGATGCGGCTCAGCCAAAGATCGCCCGGTAAAGGCTGCCCAGACCCAGGTCGACGAACGAAACCTTGGGCACGGCGAGGCCGAACGCACATCCAAAGATGAGATAGATCCCGACGGAAGCGAGCAGCGCGATCACGACGCTCTTCCCCCAGCTCTTCCAGGAAAAGTCGATGGACAGAAGCGTGATCTGCAGCGTCAGGAAGAAGAACGTCGAAATCGTGAAGCCGACGCGCGGCATCGCGAGGATGTAGAAAAAGACGAGGACGTGCGTGACGGGCATCGTGATCTTCTGAAAAAGACG harbors:
- the ilvD gene encoding dihydroxy-acid dehydratase — encoded protein: MENYNVLLRGDEGALKRALYKSMGFTDEALSRPLIAVVNSYTNATPGHANLNQLADQVTRGIEAAGGTAMTFSTIAPCDGIAEGHMGMRYILPSRDVITASVECMVRAHRFDGMVLLGSCDKIVPGMLMAAARLDIPAIFLNGGPMYPARYRGRDYDGNIVTESIGWKQRGEIDAEEFRRIENLAEPCVGSCAMLGTANTMGMVAEALGMSLPGCAAIPAVDAKRMQAGYETGRAVMELVRKGIHARKIITRESVENAIALIMGTGGSTNAIMHLQAIHREAGLGDLPLSRFDEMSRNVPQVASVYPASPYDMVDFYHAGGVPAVLAELKEHLHLDCVTCTCRTLAENLQSVRTPDTREVIRTAREPFSETGGVAVLTGNLSPLGAVVKPAAVPADLMRFRGKAQIFQDEQESVQAIWSGRVQPGTCIVLRYEGPKGGPGMPEMYRPMKALEGMNLSSSCALITDGRFSGSNRGLFVGHISPEAYEGSALALVEDGDEIEIDIPNRRIELRVPEETLRGRKARWTRPRKEIPDGYLKVYQAISKSAAEGAVVGANDVDVEE
- a CDS encoding RraA family protein yields the protein MLTWKNDDELFAIMRRDLYSAVIGDILDQMGRYHQFLPMEIQPIREDMVVCGRAMTVLEEDLPQIGEPVPSEPTFGYMLDALDGLQKNEVYICSGSSPDYAVVGELMCTRMQACGAVGTVMNGPHRDTRGILELDFPCFSRGRYAQDQAPRGRVTAWRVPIDVGDVHVCPGDIVFGDLDGVVVIPREVEAEVISRAWEKATGEKTVGKAIRAGMSAADAFKKYGIL
- a CDS encoding tripartite tricarboxylate transporter permease, which gives rise to MLQLFAQGFAQMANVLCVGMTAFGVFLGVMFGCVPGLNGNTALVLVLPLTYKLPRMAAFALIMGIYIGSCSGGLISAILLNIPGAASNVATQFDGAPMARRGEAGKALGVGIFYSFLGSLIGFAALFFLSGPVANIAINFGKADYFWMAIFALTMVVSLSSQNLWKGLAVACLGLLCSFIGASAVDGSTRMTMGMHALDAGIDLIPALIGIYAVGELINASKAFDRKVKPVANYKIKGFGFSGAEFKSQTGNMLLSGAVGAFIGILPGIGGMTANLVAYSISKSTSKHPEKYGTGYIGGLVASETANNACVGGAMIPLFALGIPGDTFTAVMLGAMMVHGLQPGPLVMTKNADFIYGIFVALLLANLLCVTLQYFGIKIFVRLLAVPKHILLPIIMVLSLVGAIAINNRVFDAWVVLAFGIVGIVMNKLKFPITPIILGFILGPLAEENLRRALMLSRGALLPLVSNLPSIILICLSILSLAIAPRLMKREAAAKAEMDKTADA